One segment of Campylobacter hominis ATCC BAA-381 DNA contains the following:
- the hemC gene encoding hydroxymethylbilane synthase codes for MNKLRIATRGSALALWQSKYIQNLIENNTEVEVELQSMKTKGDVILDTPLAKIGGKGLFTKELEESMLRGESDLAVHSLKDVPVVFPKGLILTAISEREDVRDSFVSEKFASFNELPKGAKVGTTSLRRKMQLLIKRPDLKIISLRGNINTRLRKLKENEFDAIILASAGLKRLNLMENIKYFVPFSLDEMIPAMGQGALGIECVDKSEVIEILKFINNENSVIATTIERDFVAKLNGGCQVPIGVNAEISGDIIKVRAIVGLPDGSEFIKDKREISKADFKNFGTKLADEFISRGAIELLKRAEEMA; via the coding sequence ATGAATAAACTCAGAATAGCAACAAGAGGCTCAGCTTTGGCGCTTTGGCAAAGTAAATACATACAAAATTTAATCGAAAATAACACTGAAGTTGAAGTTGAACTTCAAAGTATGAAAACAAAAGGCGATGTCATACTTGATACACCGCTTGCAAAAATCGGCGGCAAGGGGCTTTTTACAAAAGAATTAGAAGAAAGTATGTTAAGAGGTGAAAGCGATTTGGCAGTTCACAGCTTAAAAGATGTTCCTGTAGTTTTTCCAAAAGGTCTTATTTTAACGGCAATCAGTGAAAGAGAAGATGTAAGAGATAGCTTTGTAAGTGAAAAATTTGCAAGTTTTAATGAACTTCCAAAAGGCGCAAAAGTAGGCACAACTTCACTTAGAAGAAAAATGCAGCTTCTTATAAAACGTCCCGATTTGAAAATCATTTCGCTTCGCGGAAATATAAATACCAGACTTAGAAAATTAAAAGAGAATGAGTTTGACGCGATAATTCTTGCAAGTGCCGGACTTAAAAGGCTTAATCTTATGGAAAATATAAAATATTTCGTGCCGTTTTCGCTCGATGAGATGATTCCTGCGATGGGTCAAGGCGCACTCGGAATAGAGTGTGTGGATAAAAGCGAAGTTATAGAAATTTTAAAATTTATAAATAATGAAAATTCCGTTATCGCAACAACGATAGAGCGCGATTTTGTAGCTAAATTAAACGGCGGCTGCCAAGTTCCGATTGGTGTAAATGCTGAAATTTCAGGCGATATAATCAAAGTAAGAGCTATTGTCGGACTTCCTGATGGAAGCGAGTTTATAAAAGACAAGCGCGAAATTTCAAAAGCCGATTTTAAAAATTTTGGAACTAAATTGGCCGATGAATTTATCTCGCGCGGCGCAATAGAGCTTTTAAAACGCGCAGAGGAAATGGCGTAA
- a CDS encoding CinA family protein, translated as MKHLVLIFAEEIRLNSPFLNYILRVCNEKFECDYELKFLDKLDKNTASFLEKCIAQFDYITIFASSDNFYITSKILASLNDDIIELKNGEILAPSMSRKFENGSFLIDINGKFINVILADPLQKLPNIFQNFELNSKTFYIFDSDIITLKSRIDPLCETYEIKISITRIAPFLILIRASQNRFGQIEAFMDSLKEFLNLKIINEKLENFIVSKLAFYGKKITFAESCTAGLVAAKIGSVSGASEVFAGSLVTYSNEIKNIWLGVENEILNEHGAVSKECVNEMLSGAIESSGADFALAVSGIAGPTGGSENKPVGTIYIGAKEKNGEEIIERFLLKGDRNYIREQSVTIALCLLIKLKAKMFFD; from the coding sequence ATGAAACATTTAGTATTGATTTTCGCGGAAGAAATAAGACTTAATTCGCCGTTTTTAAATTATATTTTAAGAGTTTGCAATGAAAAATTCGAGTGTGATTATGAACTTAAATTTTTGGATAAACTGGATAAAAATACAGCCTCTTTTTTAGAAAAATGTATAGCGCAATTTGATTATATTACGATTTTTGCAAGTAGCGATAATTTTTATATTACAAGTAAAATTTTAGCCAGTCTGAACGACGATATAATTGAGCTTAAAAACGGCGAAATACTTGCTCCTTCAATGTCTCGCAAGTTTGAAAACGGTTCGTTTTTAATTGATATAAACGGAAAATTTATAAATGTGATTTTAGCCGATCCTCTTCAAAAATTACCGAATATTTTTCAAAATTTTGAGCTTAACAGCAAAACTTTTTATATTTTTGATAGCGATATAATAACGCTAAAAAGCAGAATTGATCCGCTTTGCGAAACTTATGAAATTAAAATTTCAATCACCCGGATAGCGCCTTTTTTAATTTTAATTCGCGCAAGCCAAAATCGTTTCGGTCAAATTGAAGCTTTTATGGACAGTTTAAAAGAATTTTTAAATCTTAAAATTATAAATGAAAAACTTGAAAATTTTATCGTTTCTAAATTAGCGTTTTATGGCAAAAAAATCACTTTTGCGGAAAGTTGTACTGCAGGACTGGTTGCAGCAAAAATCGGTTCCGTAAGCGGCGCAAGCGAAGTTTTTGCAGGCTCGCTTGTAACATACAGCAACGAAATAAAAAATATTTGGCTCGGTGTGGAAAATGAAATTTTAAATGAACACGGTGCAGTCAGTAAAGAGTGCGTAAACGAAATGTTAAGCGGTGCTATTGAAAGCAGCGGCGCCGATTTTGCGCTTGCGGTAAGCGGAATCGCAGGACCTACAGGAGGCAGCGAAAATAAACCTGTCGGCACAATTTATATCGGTGCAAAAGAAAAAAACGGCGAAGAGATAATAGAGAGATTTTTGCTTAAAGGCGATCGAAACTATATACGCGAACAATCCGTTACAATCGCACTTTGCTTGCTTATTAAATTAAAAGCAAAAATGTTTTTTGATTGA
- a CDS encoding proline--tRNA ligase, with amino-acid sequence MKFSKFFAPTLKEAPKDAILPSHVFLIRAGFIEQLGSGLYNFLPLGEMVIEKIKAVIKDEMDKTGALQVNFSFVTPSEFWQESGRYNVYGKELLRIKDRKENGFVLSPTNEESSVKMIANKITSYKQLPIHIYQINTKFRDEARPRFGLLRGREFIMKDGYSFHANMEDLKREFDVMEKTYTNIFSRLGLNFRAVEADSGAIGGSGSKEFMVLAQNGEDDILVCESCKYAANIEAAVRVKREAPCAAPETEKMQKFHTPNMKTIDDVANFFKVDKFFTVKAVIKKAVFVDKSEIVLFFVRGDDELQETKALNACGALEFEDASEDEIKKAGLIAGFCGPAGLPDDINFYIDKELKNERNLIVGANEKDYHIVGFAVTNFKDERFVDLSQVRAGDCCPKCGAKLDIKKGIEVGHIFQLGQKYSKAMNAIFLDENGKAVPFFMGCYGIGVSRLLAVMIEAGHDEKGCIWNTQTAPFKLEIIISNSKDEDASNFAIQLYEKCKNAGISTLLDDRKERFGVKMNDFELIGFPFAVLVGKGLKDGNVELIERKGLNKKIVSSGEIFETLKGILC; translated from the coding sequence ATGAAATTTAGCAAATTTTTTGCACCGACATTGAAAGAGGCGCCAAAAGACGCTATTTTACCAAGTCATGTTTTTTTAATAAGAGCAGGATTTATAGAACAACTTGGTTCAGGACTTTATAATTTTTTGCCGCTTGGCGAAATGGTAATAGAAAAAATAAAAGCCGTAATAAAAGATGAAATGGATAAAACTGGAGCTTTGCAGGTAAATTTCAGCTTTGTCACACCAAGCGAATTTTGGCAAGAAAGCGGACGATACAATGTCTATGGAAAAGAGCTTTTAAGGATAAAAGACAGAAAAGAAAACGGCTTTGTTTTAAGCCCTACAAATGAAGAAAGCAGCGTAAAAATGATTGCAAATAAAATCACATCTTATAAACAGCTGCCAATTCACATTTATCAGATAAATACAAAATTTCGCGACGAAGCACGCCCTAGATTCGGACTTTTAAGAGGACGCGAGTTTATAATGAAAGACGGATATTCATTCCATGCAAATATGGAGGATTTAAAGCGTGAATTCGATGTAATGGAAAAAACTTATACAAATATTTTTTCTCGTTTAGGTCTGAATTTTAGAGCCGTAGAGGCCGATAGCGGCGCAATCGGCGGAAGTGGAAGTAAAGAATTCATGGTTTTGGCTCAAAACGGAGAAGATGATATTTTGGTATGTGAAAGCTGCAAATACGCGGCGAATATCGAAGCTGCGGTACGCGTAAAACGCGAAGCGCCTTGCGCAGCCCCTGAAACAGAAAAAATGCAAAAATTTCATACACCGAATATGAAAACAATTGACGATGTTGCTAATTTTTTCAAAGTAGATAAATTTTTCACCGTAAAAGCCGTAATAAAAAAAGCTGTTTTTGTTGATAAAAGTGAAATCGTGCTGTTTTTCGTAAGAGGAGATGATGAGCTTCAAGAGACAAAAGCACTGAATGCGTGCGGAGCTTTGGAATTTGAAGATGCAAGCGAAGATGAGATAAAAAAAGCAGGTCTAATAGCAGGTTTTTGCGGTCCGGCAGGACTTCCTGATGATATTAATTTTTACATAGACAAAGAGCTTAAAAACGAACGCAATCTAATCGTAGGCGCGAATGAAAAGGATTATCATATCGTAGGATTTGCAGTTACAAATTTTAAAGATGAAAGATTTGTCGATCTGTCACAAGTAAGAGCAGGGGATTGCTGCCCAAAATGCGGCGCAAAGCTTGATATAAAAAAAGGAATCGAAGTAGGACATATTTTTCAGCTCGGACAAAAATATAGCAAAGCGATGAATGCGATATTTTTAGATGAAAACGGAAAGGCGGTTCCGTTTTTCATGGGTTGCTATGGTATAGGAGTTTCAAGGTTGCTTGCTGTTATGATTGAAGCCGGTCATGATGAGAAAGGTTGCATTTGGAATACACAAACAGCGCCTTTTAAACTTGAAATTATTATTTCAAACTCAAAAGATGAAGACGCTTCGAATTTTGCAATACAGCTTTATGAAAAATGTAAAAATGCAGGAATTTCTACACTTTTGGATGATAGAAAAGAGCGTTTCGGCGTAAAAATGAATGATTTTGAACTCATCGGATTTCCGTTTGCCGTTCTTGTTGGAAAAGGCTTGAAAGATGGCAATGTTGAACTTATAGAAAGAAAAGGACTTAATAAAAAAATCGTTTCAAGCGGTGAAATTTTTGAAACTTTAAAAGGAATATTGTGCTGA
- a CDS encoding FxsA family protein — protein sequence MLKFLIIPYILIEILVTWIFVSIFGGFAFKVEVLVSVIIGIFTLIKFGNFRQIDGNFFYFDAIFTKFGLLLAGIFLILPGILGDIFGILILCAPNRISNSQNFTQNNTNNYDKNEIIDVEIIEEDKK from the coding sequence GTGCTGAAATTTTTAATTATCCCATATATTTTAATTGAAATTTTAGTAACGTGGATATTTGTAAGTATTTTTGGTGGTTTTGCTTTTAAAGTTGAAGTTTTAGTTTCGGTTATTATTGGAATTTTCACACTTATTAAATTTGGAAATTTCAGACAAATAGATGGAAATTTTTTCTATTTTGATGCTATTTTTACGAAATTCGGGCTTTTGCTTGCAGGAATTTTTTTGATACTACCAGGAATTTTAGGTGATATTTTTGGAATTTTAATTTTATGTGCGCCAAATAGAATTTCAAATTCACAAAATTTTACGCAAAATAATACAAATAATTATGATAAAAATGAAATAATTGATGTGGAAATTATAGAAGAGGATAAAAAATGA
- the hemA gene encoding glutamyl-tRNA reductase, with translation MNYMSVSFTHKNTDIIVREKLSFANDVKKREILKLICSNKAIKECLVLSTCNRVEVLAYIDDFNYTSDYVIKAISKLSGVDFDELKERADIYEDDGAIHHLFSVASSLDSLVVGETQIVGQLKDAYNFAKNERKSGVMLDLAINSALKCAAVIRSKTDISKNPISVASVAVCMAREKIGDLGGTTAVVVGAGEMAELACKHLITHKAKVIIINRNIDHAKKLAESLGENASIAEFSNLGEFINKYALIFSATGANKPIITDLLAKPQNFKRYFFDIAVPRDIDITCDDLSEVYAVDDLEEIVRKNLLLREEQAQIAYSIVGRETTKFYKDLKTLSSTPIIKALRNSAKKVAETELKKAIKRGYLRHSDIDEARKLIHQVFKAFLHTPTVNLKNLDENAQNDINAIAEIFGIEEDFDKFCENSLENKNEI, from the coding sequence AAAAAACGTGAAATTTTAAAGTTAATCTGTTCAAACAAAGCAATTAAAGAGTGTCTTGTTCTTAGCACCTGTAACAGAGTTGAAGTGCTTGCTTATATAGATGATTTTAATTATACGAGCGATTATGTGATAAAAGCAATTTCAAAATTAAGCGGCGTGGATTTTGATGAATTAAAAGAACGCGCCGATATTTATGAAGATGACGGAGCAATTCATCATCTTTTTTCAGTAGCAAGTTCTTTGGATAGTTTGGTTGTAGGCGAAACGCAAATTGTAGGGCAGTTAAAAGACGCTTATAATTTTGCTAAAAATGAGCGTAAATCAGGCGTAATGCTGGATCTTGCCATAAATTCGGCTTTAAAATGCGCAGCCGTCATAAGAAGCAAAACAGATATTTCCAAAAATCCTATTTCGGTAGCAAGTGTAGCAGTATGTATGGCGCGCGAAAAAATCGGCGATTTGGGCGGTACAACGGCGGTAGTTGTAGGCGCAGGAGAAATGGCTGAGCTTGCATGCAAACATTTAATAACACACAAAGCGAAAGTTATAATAATTAATAGAAATATAGATCATGCAAAAAAACTTGCAGAAAGTCTTGGCGAGAATGCAAGCATAGCTGAATTTTCAAATTTGGGCGAGTTTATAAACAAATACGCGCTGATTTTTTCAGCAACTGGCGCAAATAAGCCTATTATAACCGATTTACTTGCAAAACCTCAAAACTTTAAAAGATATTTTTTCGATATTGCTGTTCCTCGCGATATAGATATAACATGCGACGATTTAAGCGAAGTTTATGCGGTTGATGATTTGGAAGAGATTGTGCGTAAAAATCTGCTTTTACGTGAGGAACAAGCTCAAATAGCATATTCAATTGTAGGGCGGGAAACGACTAAATTTTATAAAGATTTAAAAACGCTTTCTTCTACGCCGATTATCAAGGCTTTGCGAAATTCGGCTAAAAAAGTCGCCGAAACGGAATTGAAAAAAGCGATAAAACGTGGATATTTGCGACATAGCGATATAGATGAAGCGCGCAAATTAATTCATCAGGTTTTTAAAGCGTTTTTACATACGCCTACTGTAAATCTTAAAAATTTGGATGAAAATGCCCAAAATGATATAAATGCAATCGCTGAAATTTTTGGTATTGAAGAAGATTTTGACAAATTTTGTGAAAATAGTTTGGAGAATAAAAATGAAATTTAG
- a CDS encoding menaquinone biosynthesis decarboxylase: MREWIEKFHKAGLLRVIDEPCDIDLEIAHTSYIEVKKSDSKALLFTHPTDKNGKKYPPVLTNIFGSFEALKLIFGRNPDEIACEIENLLKPKKAQNFKEKLEFLSYLISLRKVFTTRFQGKPPCEEVVKKGKDVDLGELPILKTWSKDAGAFITMGQIYTKSLNGETQNLGMYRLQVHSKNELGMHWQIHKDGANFYNEYKKLGLKMPVSVAIGGDPLYTWCAQAPLPKGVFELLLYGFIRKNPARLVRSLTNDIFIPYDSDFVIEGYVDTAADPINEGPFGDHTGFYTPVLPFPVMKVGAITYKKDPIFLATVVGKPPLEDKFMGYATERIFLPLFKTSAPDLIDYKMPENGVFHNLILAKIKVNYPGAAKQIMHAFWGVGQMSFVKHAVFADENAPKLTDYENFTRYVLNRFGVKSLFFSEGICDELDHASPNALFGGKLGIDVTNDFSGETPEILSDMKLLDKFHSECECINDLKQYFTDTKNPIVLINISKDRQVSEIFTKILKFKKNFKILIFLDKKNDINNAYMSIWRITNNIDALRDIYLDGEQVCVDATAKGKIDGFTREWPDETVCDKEVIKKLIDRKIINNDITLFRKFEIL; encoded by the coding sequence ATGAGAGAATGGATAGAAAAATTTCACAAAGCCGGGCTTTTGCGCGTTATAGATGAACCTTGCGATATAGATCTTGAAATAGCGCATACGAGTTATATAGAAGTTAAAAAATCTGATTCAAAAGCACTTCTTTTTACGCACCCGACAGATAAAAACGGCAAAAAATATCCGCCCGTTTTGACAAATATTTTTGGAAGTTTTGAAGCGTTAAAACTCATTTTTGGACGGAATCCTGATGAAATTGCATGCGAAATAGAAAATTTATTAAAACCGAAAAAAGCGCAAAATTTCAAAGAAAAACTTGAATTCTTAAGTTATTTAATTTCTCTTCGCAAGGTTTTTACTACAAGATTTCAAGGCAAACCGCCTTGCGAAGAAGTCGTAAAAAAAGGAAAAGATGTCGATCTTGGCGAGCTTCCGATACTGAAAACATGGAGTAAGGATGCCGGTGCTTTTATTACAATGGGTCAAATTTACACAAAATCCTTAAACGGCGAAACGCAAAATTTAGGAATGTATCGCTTGCAGGTACATTCCAAAAATGAGCTTGGAATGCATTGGCAAATTCACAAAGACGGAGCTAATTTTTACAACGAATACAAAAAATTAGGGCTTAAAATGCCTGTTTCGGTAGCAATCGGCGGCGATCCGCTTTATACTTGGTGCGCGCAAGCCCCGCTTCCAAAAGGAGTTTTTGAACTTTTACTTTACGGATTTATTAGAAAAAATCCGGCGCGTCTTGTTCGCTCTCTTACGAATGATATTTTTATTCCTTATGACAGCGATTTTGTGATAGAAGGTTATGTGGATACAGCGGCGGATCCTATAAATGAAGGACCTTTTGGAGATCATACCGGTTTTTATACGCCTGTTTTGCCGTTTCCTGTTATGAAAGTAGGAGCGATTACTTACAAAAAAGATCCGATTTTTTTAGCTACAGTCGTCGGTAAACCGCCATTAGAAGATAAATTTATGGGATATGCCACAGAGCGCATTTTCTTACCGCTTTTTAAAACAAGCGCACCGGATTTGATTGATTATAAAATGCCTGAAAACGGTGTTTTTCATAATCTTATACTTGCAAAAATAAAAGTAAATTATCCAGGAGCCGCAAAACAGATAATGCATGCATTTTGGGGAGTAGGGCAAATGAGTTTTGTAAAACATGCCGTTTTTGCTGATGAAAATGCACCGAAATTAACTGATTATGAAAATTTTACAAGATACGTGTTAAACCGTTTCGGTGTAAAATCTCTGTTTTTTAGTGAAGGAATTTGCGACGAACTTGACCATGCTTCGCCAAATGCTTTATTTGGCGGTAAATTAGGTATTGACGTTACAAATGATTTTAGCGGCGAAACGCCTGAAATTTTAAGCGATATGAAATTGCTTGATAAATTTCATAGTGAATGCGAATGTATAAATGATTTGAAGCAGTATTTTACGGACACGAAAAATCCGATAGTTTTAATAAACATAAGTAAAGATAGGCAGGTTAGTGAGATTTTTACGAAAATTTTAAAATTTAAGAAAAATTTTAAAATTTTAATATTTTTAGATAAAAAAAATGATATAAATAACGCATATATGAGTATTTGGCGCATTACAAACAATATAGATGCACTTCGCGATATCTATCTTGACGGCGAGCAAGTTTGTGTGGATGCGACCGCAAAAGGAAAAATCGACGGATTTACTCGCGAATGGCCGGACGAAACGGTCTGTGATAAAGAAGTCATAAAAAAACTGATAGATCGAAAAATTATAAATAATGATATAACACTATTTCGTAAATTTGAAATTCTGTAA